Part of the Zingiber officinale cultivar Zhangliang chromosome 8A, Zo_v1.1, whole genome shotgun sequence genome, ACGGTCCATGAGCGGGCCAGAGTCGCCGGACGAGGGATGGCGAAGTAGAACGCCGACAGGAGCGAGTACGCCGCGCAAGCGCCGTTTGCGTACACCAAATACCTGATCTTCCACATCAGAAAGTCACTCGGGCATTCCCTCAAACACATCACGCGCAAAAAATAAGTAAAGGATACAGATCAAAATTAAACAGACTTGAAGGCGGCGAGATCGGAGTAGGAGATGGATCCGAAGTCTCCGTCCTGCGAGTTCTTCACCATGATGGCCATCGCCGCCAGGCAGAGCCCCATGGGCACCGCCCGAAGCAGCGTCTCCGCCGTCCGGACGCCCTGGAAATCCTCCGCCGGCTCGGCCGCCACGTCGCTGCCAGTTGCCGGCTTCTGCTGGTGATCCTCCTCGTCGGTCGACTTCATGATCGTGCCCTGTTCCGCTCAGTtcaaggagaagaggagatgaaCGGGGTGGGGATTTCAGATTTGTAGCAGTAGAACAAGAAATGGCGTAGGAGGAACGGAAGGATCGAAGTGGTTGGGGAGAGTAAATGGCATTGAATGCGAGAGACTGTAAGCGATAGTTCAATTGGAGGACACAGACTCCCATGCAAAGCCATGCATGCATTGGACCGCCTTCTCCACGCGTCCGCCGACGCGCAGGACTTGCACAGTTGCACGTAGCTCTCAGGCCTTTAAACAAAATAATTATGCACACATACAGCTGAATTCCATTTGCATGAACACACTGTTTTAATCGATCCAAAAAGGATCTACACTAAGTTTCTCGAACGATCTTGCAACTCTCTTTCAATAAATGGATCTGCATTTTGTTTAGATCTTAGAAATGGAATTGACATCCAAAAGGACACTGTTCGAGCATATTAATGAGAAAATGAAATGGGGGAAAAATACAAGGCAAGGTGAGAACATTTACTTGCTTCGGTTGGCCtttatttatgaatttaaattctTGAAGCCATTCGATCTAACATGTGAAATTCAGTGCAGTGAAGCAATGAATATATGGGGCCAATTGTTTGTGGCCTGTGTCCATCTCCAGAAACCCTTAATGAAAGTTTACCACATATTAGACGCAAAGACAGCAGTAAAATAGAAGATAACAATAGAAGATATTGATGAGCCATTTAGCATACAACAATAGAAGATATTGTTTTGAATTGAAGAACAATAAAATGAATGTCAAGCCTTTTGAAGAACCCTAAGTTTAGCACTTCTGCACCTGCGGTTCATTATCTCTTCTTCAGTCGTAGCTGTGATGGGTCGCTTGGTGAGAATGATCCCTTGCTTTCCTTGAACTCTATTCTTACTCCATGGTTCGTCGTCTTTGGTCTCGATTTCAGGCATACTTTCTACTGAAGGCCTCTCGCTGTCATCATCCTCCAGATCAGACATCTCAATGATGTCGAGGAAAGTTTGTTTCACAATTCTGTCCTCCAAACTGTGGAATGAAATAACTGCAAGCCGGCCACCAGATGACAGACAATCAAAACACGCATAGAGGGCTTGCTCTAGTGTTTGAAGTTCGTCATTAACGGCTATCCTAAGCGCCTGAAAAACCCGCGTAGCGGTCTTGATCCATCCTTGCCTTCCTGCAAATGTGCTACGCATTGTCAAGCAAGTGAAAAATGATCGGTGAATGCTATTTGTTGTCAGTGAAAAATCAGATTGAATACAACTAATTTCTGTTCTTCCCTTTTCCAAAAAGGTTTAACAAAAGTTGCTCCATTTCTATGTGGGGAACTTAGTTTCGAGTCATAAAATGAACCTTTTGCTATGAAACAGGAGCCCGacatttaaacaatcaaattAAGATTAGTATTGAGTCATGGCCTAGCCAAACTCTAAACAAACATGCTAAACAAATCTTTCCAAGAAACAACACTCTGCTATCTTTAATAAAGATGGTTCTTGTCATTAGTTGATACCAAAGAGGTTGCAGTGCTGAGTGAGCGAGAAAACAAGTGTTCGGTCAGTGGAAAACCATACCTCCTGAATTGGATGATGCTCTCCTCACAAGATGCACAAGCTCATCTGTAGTATGCAATCCCCCTTGTGCACGAGCTTCAACAATTTGATTCTGAATAAATTGCCAATTGCTTTCTTCTCCATATTCACGTAGTACCTTTCCCACTTCTGCAGCTGGCCAAGAATTCAATATCTCTTCAGCTGTCAAACTTGCCTGCATCAACACTCttattaaatgttttatttgcttGACAGAGCACTTGAAGAAAGATACTTTCTTTGGAGAACAAAATGGCTTAAACTAGAGATGATTAATCACCTTTAATCGCTGATTTAGTTTTCCTACAGGCAAGTAGAAATTAGACAAGCAACCTACTGAATAAATCACATTCATTCTACTTTACTGCCTTATATCCTAATTCAATAATCAAAGTAAAATAGTTCATATAAGAACTCTAACCTGAGGATTCATGCGCATATCCAAAGGTCCATCACCTTGCACACTAAATCCCCTTGTAGAGTCATCCACCTGTTAAATAGCTTACCAACTTATTAGATTCAAAGTAAGTTCTTTTCGGCAA contains:
- the LOC122010317 gene encoding CASP-like protein 2A1; the encoded protein is MKSTDEEDHQQKPATGSDVAAEPAEDFQGVRTAETLLRAVPMGLCLAAMAIMVKNSQDGDFGSISYSDLAAFKYLVYANGACAAYSLLSAFYFAIPRPATLARSWTVFLLDQLMTYIILAAGTVSTEILYLAYKGDVNVTWSEACSVFDTFCRRATTSVGITFGSAVCYVLLSLVSSYRLFSTFAAPVPFLSSKSQEIAAFPS
- the LOC122010315 gene encoding ribosomal RNA small subunit methyltransferase H-like; translation: MASRRLFALRPACLPSLPLPSARFRRGRADQHRGLAASAAAVVKGSNKKKKEPATVVSPDHLKKRTRSGAKFDRALYRRYADPVRDHVPVMLGEVLDAFRSLRLRSFVDCTLGAAGHSAAIVEAHPELELYVGMDMDASIHDQARTRIEKLLAVDSRGSKLKAYTHVRNFKYIKSVLGGVDENLLDVGVNGILMDLGISSMQVDDSTRGFSVQGDGPLDMRMNPQASLTAEEILNSWPAAEVGKVLREYGEESNWQFIQNQIVEARAQGGLHTTDELVHLVRRASSNSGGRQGWIKTATRVFQALRIAVNDELQTLEQALYACFDCLSSGGRLAVISFHSLEDRIVKQTFLDIIEMSDLEDDDSERPSVESMPEIETKDDEPWSKNRVQGKQGIILTKRPITATTEEEIMNRRVSGDGHRPQTIGPIYSLLHCTEFHMLDRMASRI